In the genome of Zobellia nedashkovskayae, the window GAGTATAGGTATTGGGCATCCAGATATTCTTTCAGAAGCCAAGTACAATTTTAAGGATTTTTCCGAAATGAGTATTGAGTTCCTTTCAGACTTAATTTCTGAGTAAGTTTAAGTTAGCTAACTGTTTTACCCTAAATTTTAAATGAAATGCAAGAGTATATAAAAGCAGACCCTTGGTCAATAATCGAAGAGGGATTTGATAAGGAATTGGTCAAGTCATCCGAAAGTATTTTCAGTATTGGTAACGGCGCCATGGGGCAACGTGCCAATTTTGAAGAACAGTATTCAGGTGAAACTTTTCAGGGGAGTTATATAGCTGGGGTTTATTATCCTGATAAAACACGTGTTGGCTGGTGGAAAAATGGCTATCCAGAGTATTTTGCAAAGGTTTTAAACGCACCTAATTGGATTGGTGTTGATATTTATATAGATGGAGAGGTTCTGGATTTGAATACTTGTAAAAAAGTAGAAAGATTCAGCCGGGAGCTTAATATGAAAGAAGGCTGGTACCAACGTATTTTTACTGCTGTTTTACCAAATGAAGCAAAAATTTCAGTAAAAGTAACCCGATTTTTATCTCTTGATTTAGATGAGGTAGGAGCAATCAATTATGAGATTACAGCTGAGAGCGGTGATGCAGAAATAAAATTTGTTCCTTACCTAGATAGTGGTATTACCAATGAAGATTCTAACTGGGACGATAAGTTCTGGAACACCACTTCCGTTACTTCAGAAGCTAATCAAGCTTTTATTGAAGCGCATACCATGAAAACCAATTTTGAGACCTGCACTTTTATGGAAAGCAGGTTGTTTCTTAATGGTAATGCATTGGATAGTAAACCAGTGGAACAAATTGCAGAATTACGTGTTGCACACGAATATGTAAAAGCGATTAAGAAAGGTGAAACTTTGGCACTTCATAAATTTGGAGGATATGTGGTTTCTCGGAATCATAAAGCTTCCGCATTGGTAGAAGCTTCTAAAAAGTCATTAACTAAAGCTTTCAATTTAGGGTTTGAAGCGCTGTTGGATAAACAAAAACAGGCTTGGGCCAAAATATGGGAGATGAGTGACATCACCATTGAGGGCGATATAAAAGCGCAGCAAGGTATTCGGTTTAATATTTTTCAGCTTAACCAAACCTATCTAGGTAAAGATTCCCATTTAAATATAGGTCCAAAAGGTTTTACAGGGGAGAAGTATGGCGGTAGCACCTATTGGGATACTGAAGCCTATTGTATTCCTTTTTACATGGCTACTAAGGACCAAAATGTTGCTCGTAGTTTATTAAAATATAGATATAATCATCTGGAAAAGGCTATCGAAAATGCTCAGAAATTAGGCTTTTCTAACGGTGCGGCCCTTTATCCAATGGTAACTATGAATGGTGAGGAGTGTCATAATGAATGGGAAATTACTTTTGAAGAAATACACCGTAACGGAGCTATAGCTTTCGCTATTTATAACTACTATCGTTTTACGGGAGACTACTCATATATTCCTGAAATGGGTCTTGAAGTTCTTATTGGTATTGCTCGTTTCTGGCATCAAAGAGCCAACTTCTCGGCCCTTAAAAATAAATATGTGATCTTGGGTGTAACAGGGCCCAATGAATATGAAAACAACGTTAACAATAACTATTATACGAACTATTTGGCCAAGTGGTGTATTGATTTTGCCATAGAGCAACTGCAGAAAGTAGATGACGGATATAATGAAGATTATAATCGCATTATCGGTAAAACTAAACTTACCGATGCAGAGGTTGGTCAATGGGCAAAGGTAGCTGACAATATGTACTTTCCTTATTCAGAAGATAAGGGTGTCTTTTTGCAGCAAGATGGTTTTTTAGATAAGCAATTGGTTACGGTTAGTGAACTTCCAAAGGCACAAAGACCTATCAATCAAAAATGGAGTTGGGACCGTATTTTGCGTTCGCCATATATTAAGCAAGCAGATGTACTTCAATGCTTCTATTTCTTTGAAGACCACTTTTCAGAAGAGGAGCTAGAAAAGCATTTCGATTTTTATGAACCTTTTACGGTTCACGAATCATCATTATCGCCGTGCGTGCATAGTATTCAAGCTGCAAAGCTTAATCGCATGCAACAGGCCTACACTTTCTATCTTAGAACGTCTAGATTAGATTTGGATGATTATAACAGGGAGGTAGAAGAAGGCTTGCACATCACATCTATGGCAGGTACTTGGATGAGTATTGTTGAAGGTTTTGGGGGAATGAGAGTTGTAGATGATAAACTTTCTTTTGAGCCAAAAATACCGGAACAATGGAAAGCCTATTCATTTAAAATCAACTTTAGAGGTCGCATTCTTAAAGTAACCGTGAAAAAAGATAGTACAGAGCTTCTATTGAATGGTCAAGAAGATATGTCAATTCGCTTAAAAGGAGAGCGAATTGTTTTGGAACCCAACAAGGTTAAAGTAGTTTAAAACATGGATCAAAATAAAAAGAAGGTCGTATACCACGTTTTTACAAGATTGTTTGGTAATACAAACACAACTAATAAACCTTGGGGTACTATTGGGGAGAACGGAGTAGGAAAGTTTGCGGATTTTTCAAAGAAAGCCTTAGAGGAAATAAAAAACTTGGGTGTTACTCATATATGGTATACCGGTGTGCCTCATCATGCTGTAATAAACGATTACACGGCATACGGTATTTCCAATGACGACCCAGATGTTGTAAAGGGTAGAGCAGGTTCGCCCTACGCCGTAAAGGACTATTATAATGTAAATCCTGATTTGGCGAAGAATCCAGAAAACAGGTTAAAAGAGTTTAAAAACTTAATTAGCCGCACGCATAAAGCAGGTCTTAAATTGATTATTGATATCGTGCCAAATCATGTGGCACGCAAGTATGAGGGTGGGTCTACACCTGAAGGTACGGAGCCTTTTGGGGCCTCTGATGATACATCGGTAGAATACAATCGAGATAATAATTTCTATTACATTCCTAACACTCCTTTTCAGGTTCCTGAATGGCGTGGTGGTTATTTGCCGTTAGGAGGAGAGAATCACGAAGGCGTAGACCATGAATTTTCTGAAAACCCCGCAAAGTGGACAGGGAATGGGTCGCGTTTGGCAAAACCGGATTTTAACGATTGGTACGAAACCGTAAAAATAAATTACGGTGTAAGACCGGATGGCTCGTATGATTTTGAAGTACTCCCAGATGATTTTGGAGGAAAGGACTATAAAGCTCATTATGAATTTTGGCAAGAACGTTCTGTTCCCAATTCCTGGATAAAATTTAAAGATATAGCCCTTTATTGGATTGATATGGGGGTAGATGGATTCCGTTACGATATGGCCGAAATGGTACCGGTAGAATTTTGGAGTTATATGAACTCTAATATTAAAATGAAAAATCCCGAGGCCTTTTTAATGGCTGAGGTGTACAACCCTCATGAATACCGTAATTATATTTTTAGAGGTAAAATGGACTACCTATATGACAAGGTAGAGATGTACGATTCTTTAAAAGGTATCATGCAAGGCAATGGCTGGACCGATCATATACCGGTAATAAAAGGTGGGACAAAAGATATTGAACATCACTTGTTACATTTCTTGGAAAATCATGATGAGCAGCGTATTGCTTCCCCAGATTTTGCTGGTGATGCCAAAAAGGGAAAACCTGCTATGGTGGTTTCTGCAACGATGACTACTGCTCCGGTTATGATTTATTTTGGTCAGGAAGTGGGTGAGCCGGCAGCAGAAAAAGCTGGTTTTGGAGGTCCTACCCGTACCTCTATTTTTGATTATATAGGTGTTCCACATCATCAACGGTGGTTAAATAATAAGAAATTTGACGGCGGTCAGCTTTCTGAAAATGAAGCTGAATTACGTGATTTCTATCAGCGTTTATTGACTTTTACGGTCAATAGTGAAGCATTAATGGGAGCTTATCAAGACATTCATTTTTATAATAAAGACCATACGGAATATTATAACCATCATGTGCTTTCTTATGTACGTTGGTCCGAAAATGAGAAATTAATCGTTATCTCTAATTTTGATGCGAATGACTGGTTCGGTTTTGAATTGAAGCTTCCTGAAAACATCGTTCGTGAATGGCAATTGTCTAATGGAGAACATACTATAACCGATGCACTTTATGGGGTTGAGAAAACTTTGAAAGTAGAAAATGGTTTTGCTCAAGTGCGAATCGATATAAATCCACTTGAGTCTTTTATTTTCGTCGTAAAATAGTTTGTCATGAGTAAGTTGTATATTCTGACTATCTTTTGTGTTTTAGTAGTATCAAGTTGTATGGAGAATAATAAACCCCTAGTAATTGGTCACCGTGGTGCCATGGGGCATGAAACCGAAAACACTATCGCCTCTATTGAAAAGGCTATGGAATTGAGTGTAGATATGCTAGAAATCGATGTTTTTAAAATTAAAAGCGGAGAAATTGTAGTTTTTCATGATGACAACGTAGAGCGTTTGACGGATGGAAAAGGTGAAATAGAAAGCTACACCCTTAGCGAATTGACAGCTTTGACGGTTAAAGGTGGACATAAAATTCCAACGCTTCAGGAAGTTTTGGATGTCATGGGAGGAAAGACGCAATTGAATATTGAGTTGAAAGGAAGAAACACGGCAACGGATGTAAATAGAATGATTGAAGCCGATGTGAAAGAAGGAAAGTGGAGGTTAAACGATATTATCATTTCCAGTTTTGAATGGGATGAATTGCGAGACATGCGCAAGCTAAATCCAGATGTTCGTATTGCTATCCTAATTGAGGAAGACCCACTAGATGCGCTAGAAGTTGGTAAAGAGTTAAATGCAGAAGCTATCAATCCAAGTTTTAAAAAACTTACAGCAGAGAACAACCTGAAAATAAAGGAAGCAGGTTTTAAAATTTATCCTTGGACAGTGAACGAACCACAAGATATTCTACATATGAAGAGATTTGGTGTAGACGGTATCATTACCAATTATCCTGAACGCGTAAATTAATGTTTGATGTCATAATAATAGGTGGTGGAGCAGCAGGGTTTTATACAGCAATTCATATTGCAGAGGCAAAGCCGAATCTTAAAATAGCAATTCTAGAACGCGGTAAAGATGTTCTAGGTAAGGTAAAAGTTTCTGGCGGAGGCCGTTGTAACGTAACCCACGCAGAATTTGATCCCAAAGAATTAACTAAAAACTATCCCAGAGGAGAAAAGGAACTTTTAGGTCCTTTTCATACCTATTGTAGTGGTGATACAGTCGGTTTCTTTGAGGAAAGAGGAATAACCCTAAAAATTGAACCGGACGGCCGTATGTTTCCTGAATCGGATTCTTCCCAGACTATAATTGATTGTTTTTTGGAGGAAGCAAACCGCTTGGGCATAAAAATACTAAAGCATAGTGCGGTTTCTAAAATTGAGTCTATTCCTTTAGAAGACACGGAAACAGGTTGGCAGATTACAACAATAAAACATGCGTACCAATGTAAAAAAGTGGTAGTAGCTACGGGTAGCAACCCCAAAATATGGAAGCTCTTAGAGAAGTTGGGTCATTCATTGGTGCCTGCTGTACCTTCATTGTTTACTTTTAATTGCAAAGATGAAAGGATTTCTGGGATACCCGGCGTAAGTACTATGGCAGAAGTTGAGGTGTTCGAGAACCAAATATACCAATCAAAAGTAACCACAAAATTAAAGAGTAATAGTTCTAAATCTGCTGTGCTAACTTCAGATGGGCCACTGCTTATTACCCATTGGGGTTTGAGCGGGCCGGCAATTTTAAAGTTATCTGCATGGGGAGCACGATTGCTAAGCGGAATGGAATACCGATTTAAAATTCGTGTGAATTGGTTGCCCGAATATAGCTTTGACGGTCTCTTTGGACTGTTAATGGAAATCAAGGATATAGAGGCTAAAAAAACGGTGCTACGGACCAAAGCGGTAGAAGTACCTCGCCGTTTGTGGACAAATCTTGTAAGGGCTTCCGATATTTCAGAA includes:
- a CDS encoding glycerophosphodiester phosphodiesterase codes for the protein MSKLYILTIFCVLVVSSCMENNKPLVIGHRGAMGHETENTIASIEKAMELSVDMLEIDVFKIKSGEIVVFHDDNVERLTDGKGEIESYTLSELTALTVKGGHKIPTLQEVLDVMGGKTQLNIELKGRNTATDVNRMIEADVKEGKWRLNDIIISSFEWDELRDMRKLNPDVRIAILIEEDPLDALEVGKELNAEAINPSFKKLTAENNLKIKEAGFKIYPWTVNEPQDILHMKRFGVDGIITNYPERVN
- a CDS encoding glycoside hydrolase family 65 protein, with the protein product MQEYIKADPWSIIEEGFDKELVKSSESIFSIGNGAMGQRANFEEQYSGETFQGSYIAGVYYPDKTRVGWWKNGYPEYFAKVLNAPNWIGVDIYIDGEVLDLNTCKKVERFSRELNMKEGWYQRIFTAVLPNEAKISVKVTRFLSLDLDEVGAINYEITAESGDAEIKFVPYLDSGITNEDSNWDDKFWNTTSVTSEANQAFIEAHTMKTNFETCTFMESRLFLNGNALDSKPVEQIAELRVAHEYVKAIKKGETLALHKFGGYVVSRNHKASALVEASKKSLTKAFNLGFEALLDKQKQAWAKIWEMSDITIEGDIKAQQGIRFNIFQLNQTYLGKDSHLNIGPKGFTGEKYGGSTYWDTEAYCIPFYMATKDQNVARSLLKYRYNHLEKAIENAQKLGFSNGAALYPMVTMNGEECHNEWEITFEEIHRNGAIAFAIYNYYRFTGDYSYIPEMGLEVLIGIARFWHQRANFSALKNKYVILGVTGPNEYENNVNNNYYTNYLAKWCIDFAIEQLQKVDDGYNEDYNRIIGKTKLTDAEVGQWAKVADNMYFPYSEDKGVFLQQDGFLDKQLVTVSELPKAQRPINQKWSWDRILRSPYIKQADVLQCFYFFEDHFSEEELEKHFDFYEPFTVHESSLSPCVHSIQAAKLNRMQQAYTFYLRTSRLDLDDYNREVEEGLHITSMAGTWMSIVEGFGGMRVVDDKLSFEPKIPEQWKAYSFKINFRGRILKVTVKKDSTELLLNGQEDMSIRLKGERIVLEPNKVKVV
- a CDS encoding alpha-amylase family protein translates to MDQNKKKVVYHVFTRLFGNTNTTNKPWGTIGENGVGKFADFSKKALEEIKNLGVTHIWYTGVPHHAVINDYTAYGISNDDPDVVKGRAGSPYAVKDYYNVNPDLAKNPENRLKEFKNLISRTHKAGLKLIIDIVPNHVARKYEGGSTPEGTEPFGASDDTSVEYNRDNNFYYIPNTPFQVPEWRGGYLPLGGENHEGVDHEFSENPAKWTGNGSRLAKPDFNDWYETVKINYGVRPDGSYDFEVLPDDFGGKDYKAHYEFWQERSVPNSWIKFKDIALYWIDMGVDGFRYDMAEMVPVEFWSYMNSNIKMKNPEAFLMAEVYNPHEYRNYIFRGKMDYLYDKVEMYDSLKGIMQGNGWTDHIPVIKGGTKDIEHHLLHFLENHDEQRIASPDFAGDAKKGKPAMVVSATMTTAPVMIYFGQEVGEPAAEKAGFGGPTRTSIFDYIGVPHHQRWLNNKKFDGGQLSENEAELRDFYQRLLTFTVNSEALMGAYQDIHFYNKDHTEYYNHHVLSYVRWSENEKLIVISNFDANDWFGFELKLPENIVREWQLSNGEHTITDALYGVEKTLKVENGFAQVRIDINPLESFIFVVK
- a CDS encoding BaiN/RdsA family NAD(P)/FAD-dependent oxidoreductase encodes the protein MFDVIIIGGGAAGFYTAIHIAEAKPNLKIAILERGKDVLGKVKVSGGGRCNVTHAEFDPKELTKNYPRGEKELLGPFHTYCSGDTVGFFEERGITLKIEPDGRMFPESDSSQTIIDCFLEEANRLGIKILKHSAVSKIESIPLEDTETGWQITTIKHAYQCKKVVVATGSNPKIWKLLEKLGHSLVPAVPSLFTFNCKDERISGIPGVSTMAEVEVFENQIYQSKVTTKLKSNSSKSAVLTSDGPLLITHWGLSGPAILKLSAWGARLLSGMEYRFKIRVNWLPEYSFDGLFGLLMEIKDIEAKKTVLRTKAVEVPRRLWTNLVRASDISETDKWADVTKNQLEKLARQLTECQLKIDGKSTFKEEFVTAGGIDLKEVNFKTYESKKLPGMYFAGEIIDVDAITGGFNFQNAWTGGYIAAQAIAKSF